The genomic region GTTGTTCTCGGCCACCTACCCTGAGGGCATTGGCAAGCTCAGCGCACAGTTCATGAAGCAGCCGGTGCAGATCACGGTGCAGGCCCAGCACGCCGAGGGCAAGATCGAGCAGCGCTGGTATGAGGTCAAGGACAGCGAGCGGCTGCATGTGGTGTCGAGGTTGCTGGCGCATTTCCGACCCGAGTCGTCCATCGCGTTTTGCAACACCAAGCAGCAGTGCCGTGACCTGGTGGCCGTGCTGCGTGCGCAGGGCGTGAGTGCGTTGGCACTGTTCGGCGAGCTGGAGCAGCGTGAGCGCGACCAGGTGCTGGTGCAGTTTGCCAACCGCAGCTGCTCGGTGCTGGTGGCCACCGATGTGGCTGCGCGCGGGATCGACATTGCCAACCTGGCAGCAGTCATCAATGTGGATGTGACCCCTGACCCCGAGGTGCACATCCACCGCATCGGCCGCACGGGCCGTGGCGAGGCGCAGGGCCTGGCACTGAACTTGGCCAGCATGGACGAGATGGGCTACGTGGGCAAGATCGAGGTGCTGCAGGGGCGGGAGTCCAAATGGTTTGCGCTGGCAGACCTGCAGCCTGCGGGCGATGGCCCCCTGGTGCCCCCCATGGCCACGATCCAGATCGTGGGCGGGCGCAAGGAAAAGATCCGCGCCGGTGACGTGCTGGGCGCCCTGACCGGCGAAATGGGCCTGACTCGCGAACAGGTCGGCAAGATCAACGTCAACGACTTTTCCACCTATGTGGCAGTGGAGCGGTCGGTGGCGCGCATGGTGGTGCAGCGTTTGCAGAATGGGCGCATCAAGGGCAAAACGGTCAAAGCCCGTCTGATTGAAGACGAGCGCGACTGAACGCTCGTCGCGTCGCCTGCGCACGACAACCGTCATTTCGCGCTTGTCGGCCAGGGGGCGGGTGCTTAGAGTTCGGGAAGTTCGGGTTAACAGTCATTGACATTCTTTGCGGAAAGTGACGTTCCCGTTGTGTGAACTCCTTCTGCGACTCCCAATGACTTCTCTCCTTCCTCAAGCCCTCCCGCCATCCACCCGTCGTGTAATCCTGTCGCGCGCTCTGGCCGCAGCGGCCACCATCGCTACCCCCGCGCTGGGCCGGGCGCAGTCCAAGGCGGTGCGGCTGGTGGTGTCTTACCCCGCGGGCGGTGGCGCGGACCTGATGGCCCGCCTGATCGCCCCGGCCTTTGGCGCCGCGCTGGGTGCTCCGGTGGAAGTGGAAAACATGCCTGGCGACAGCGGCCAGAAGGCCGCGGCCCATGTGGCACAAGCCGCTCCTGATGGGCGCACGCTGCTGCTGGATGCCTCTTCTTTTGCGGTCAATCCTTCCTTGTTTGGCAAGCTGCCGTACGACAGCGACGCAGCCTTCTCCGTCTTGGGTGTGCTGGCCGTGTTTCCCAACGTGCTGGTCTGCCACCCTTCCTTTGAAGCATCCACGGTGGCGGACCTGATCCGCATGGCCAAAGCCAAGCCCGATGAGATTGCGTTCGCCTCTTCGGGCAATGGTTCAGCGCAGCACCTGGCAGGCGCACTGTTTGAAGATCTGGCCCAGGTGTCACTCAAGCACGTGCCCTACAAAGGCGGCGGCCCGGCGCTGGCGGATGTGGTGGCCGGCAAGGTGCCGCTGTTCTTTGCCAACGTGGCTTCGTCGCGTGAGCAGTTGCAGTCGGGCAAGCTGCGGGCCTTGGCCGTCACATCGCGCCGCCGCACCAAGGTGCTGGCCCAGGTGCCCTCCATGGCAGAAGCGGGTGTGCCCAACTACGAGGTGCAGGAATGGAATCCCGTGCTGGCACCGTCCGGTATCTCCCAGCCAGAACGCCAGCGGTTGTTTGAGGCATTGAACAAGGCCCTGAAAGCCCCTGAGGTCGTAGCCCGCGTGCAGGCGCTGGGCGGGGAGGTTTTTCCCAATGCCACCGACGGACTTGCGGCCGGGTTCATCAAAAGCCAGCAAGTCCAGTGGCGGCGGGTGATTGCCGCGCGCAAGATCAAGGTGGACTGAATCAGGCGAGGGCTGGGTGCCTTCTCCCAGCCTGATGCCGAGGTGAGACAGGGCGTTGCTTGAGGCTTCGCAAACTTGACCCGTCTCCCTTCTTGGTACACTAAAGTCCTATAGAGGACTATATCTATTTATGACCACTCCCCACCCCCAAGGCATGGCCCGTTACGCGGCTCTGGCCGACGTTTTGCGCCAGCGCATCGTGCGGGGCGAGTGGCTGCCGGGCACCGCCTTGCCGGCGGAGCAGGTGCTGGCGCACGACCATTCGGTAGCTTTGGGCACGATTCGCCGCGCTTTGCAGTTGCTGACGGAGCAAGGGATGATCGAGCGCGTGCATGGGCGCGGAACCTTCGTGCGCTCGGGCATTCCCGGGGCCTCCATGCTCCGTTTCTTCCGGTTTGGCGACGAGTGGGACGGTGCGAGCGCTGACGGCCAGGCTGCGCAAGCTCCGGAGTCGCGCATCCTTTCTCGGCAACGCATGACAGCCACTGCAGAGGTTGCGCGTGCCCTGGGCCTGCCACTGGGGGCTGCAGTCTTGCGGCTGGAGCGGCTGCGATTGCTGGCCGGGCAGCCGCGGCTGCTCGAGCACATCTGGCTGCCTTGCGAGCTGTTCAAAGCGCTGGAGCAGGATGAGCCCCAACATTGGGAACCCCTGCTGTACCCCATGTTTGCGCAGCGCTGCCATGTGCATGTGCACCGCGCGTCAGATGACATCGGCTTTGGGGCCCTGCCTGCGGATGTGGCCCACCACCTCGCGTTGTCGCCGGGTCACCCCTGCGCGGTGGTGCGCCGCAAGGCTTTCAATCTGGCCGGTCGGTGCGTGGAATGGCGTACCACCTGGGGCGATGCCCATGCCTTTCACTACACCGTGCATCTGACTTGATGCCTGAGTGTGTGGAAAGACCCGCAGCCTTTCCACCCAGGCATCACTCTCACACCTTGCCCGCATTTCCATCACAACCAGCAGAGGAACTCGCATGACACAGAAGAACCCCATCTCGCCGAGCGCCACGCTGTCGCGTCGGCAAGTGCTCATGGCCTCGGCCGCCGCCGCTGTGGCCGCTCCGTGGCACGCCACTGCCGCCCCCATTGCGGGCGGCAAGACGATCACGCTGGTGGTGTCGTATCCCGCAGGCGGTGGTGCCGACCTGATGGCCCGCATCATCGCGCCCCGTCTGGGCGAAGCCCTGGGTCAGAGTGTGGTGGTGGACAACAAGCCCGGTGCGAGCGGCCAGCTCGCGGCCTCGGCCGTGGCCCGTGCCACACCCGATGGCACCACGCTGCTGCTGGATGCCTCTTCCTTCGCGGTGAACCCGTCTCTCTATCCCAAGCTGCCCTACGACAGCAACAAAGCCTTTGTGCCCCTGGCCGTGTTGGCCACCTTCCCCAACGTGCTTGTATGCCACCCCGGCTTTGGCGTGAATTCCGTCAAGGAGGTGATTGCCCGTGCCAAGGCCAAGCCGGACGAAGTGGCCTATGCCTCGTCAGGCAATGGTTCGGCGCAACACCTGGCGGGTGCCCTGTTTGAAGAGCGCACAGGCGTGCGTCTGTCCCATATTCCCTACCGTGGCGGCGGCCCGGCCATGAACGATGTGATGGGCGGCCAAGTGCCCCTGTTCTTTGCCAATGTGGCGTCATCGCTGGGGCATATCCAGTCGGGCAAGCTCAAGGCGCTGGCGGTGACGGCCCCGGTGCGCGCCCGTTCGCTGCCCGATGTACCCACCATGGCCGAAGCCGGTGTGCCCAACTACGAGGTGCTGGAGTGGAACCCCGTGCTGGCCCCCGCCGGTATTGCAGCCGATGTGCGCACACGGCTGGTGGACGGAATTCGCAAGGCGCTGGCCGATTCGGAAGTGCTGGGCCGCATCCGCGCCCTGGGCGGAGATGTGTTTGCCGACGCCAGTCAGGCCAGTGCAGGCAAGTTCATCCAGGCACAGCAGGCGCAGTGGGCCAAGGTGATCCGCGAGCGCAAGATCGTGGCGGGTTGAGCATGGTGCAGCCCCAGTCCACCGTCATCCAGCCCGCAGGGTGGGATGCCCATGTGCATGTGTTTGACGCCAGCGCACCCATCCAGGCCGGGCATTACCAGCCCGCCCACCAGCCGCTGGAGCGCATAGAAGCCGCTGCCACCGCGTTGGGCGTGGCGCATCTGGTGCTGGTGCAGCCCAGCGTGTACGGCACCGACAACCAGGTGTTGCTGCAAGCCCTGCAGCGCGAGCCCGGACGCCATCGCGGGGTGGTGGTGGTGGACGTGGATGTGACCGACGCAGAGTTGCAGGCCATGCACGCGGCAGGTGTTCGTGGTGTGCGCTTCAACCTGGTATCGCCCGTGGGCAATGGCCCTGAGGCACTGCGCGCGCTCAGCCCCCGCCTGCGCGCACTGGGCTGGCATGTGCAGTGGTATGCCGCGCCTCAGCATCTGGCGCAGATTGCCGCACTGCAGGCAGAAACCGGCCTGCCCTTTGTGCTGGACCACCTGGCCGGCATGCATGCCCTGCTGCCCGCGGAGGACGAGGCGTGGTCCACGCTCGCACGGCTGGCACAGGCCGGGGCCTGGATCAAGCTGTCAGGCTGGTACCGCCTGCAGGCCAGCGCGCCGTACAGCACACTGCACGCCGCTATCGAACGGGTGGCTACCCTGTTTGACGGGCGCATGGTGTGGGGCTCCGACTGGCCGCACACTTCCTTCGCCCCCGAGAGCATGCCGCCCTATGCATCGGTGTGGACCCCCGTGGTGCAGGCGCTGGGGCACCAGCGTGCCCAGCAGGTGTTGCACGCCGGAGCCACGCTTTACGCCTGACATGAGAGTGAGCGGCTTGCAGCAGCAGCTGTTGCCGCCTGCACAATGGCGGGTTCGACAGAACAGTGCAAAGAGGCATTTCGTGATCGCAGTATTGCAACGTGTGCGGCAGGCCCGCGTAGAAGTGGCCAACCAAGTGGTGGGGGCCATTGGCGCGGGTTTGATGGTGCTGGTGTGCGCCGAGCGGGGCGACACGGAGGCCGAGGCCGACAAGCTGCTGGCCAAGCTGCTCAAGCTGCGCATCTTCTCGGACGAAGCCGGCAAGATGAACAAGAGCGTGCAAGACCTGGACGGGCAAGGCACCTGCGGGGGCCTGCTGCTGGTCAGCCAGTTCACACTGGCCGCCGACACCACCGGCGGCAACCGCCCCAGCTTCACGCAGGCAGCAGCCCCTGACGAAGGGCGCAGGCTGTACGACTACCTGGTGAGCCGTGCGCGTGCCCTGCATCCCGACGTGGCCACGGGCCAGTTTGCCGCCGATATGCAGGTGCATCTGGTCAACGACGGGCCGGTGACGATCCCCCTGCGCATCGCGCCCGCTACAGTGGCAGGTTGATATCAATTTGATAGCTGCCTGCGCTTGATTCATAAGCGCTGGAGGCCATTTTTACTTGAATGGGTGAGGGCGACAATTCTGGCTACGTCATCACTGCCGCCAGAAAAATATTCCTGCCATCACCAGCCCCGTCACCACAATGCCTGCGCGCAGCCATTGTGGGGGGATGCGCCGGGCCACCCTGGCCCCACCGTAGCCGCCCGCGGTGGCGGCCACCATCATCAAGAGCGCCTGAGGCCATTGCACCACGCCGCCTGCAGCGTAGATGACCACCGCAATGGCGGTGAGCAGGGCAGAGACCCAGTTCTTGAGGCCGTTCATCGCGTGGAGTTGGGTTTGCCCCAGCAAGCCGAACAAGGCCAGCAGCAGAATGCCCAGCCCGCCATTGAAGTAGCCGCCATAGGCCGCCACGGCCAGAAGGCCCACGGTGGCCTTGGCGGTAGACGGGTGGCCGCCCGCCAGCCTGCTGCGCAATTGGGGGCCAAAGGCAAACAGGGCGGTAGCCGCCAGCAGCAGCCAGGGCACCACCCTGCGGAACGTGACGTCTGGCGTGATGAGCAGCAGCCCCGCGCCCGCAGCCCCACCGATGAGGGAAAGAAGCACCACCAGCGGCATCGAGAGGCCGGGTGGTGGGGCCGTGTCTTCCCGGAAGCCCCAGGCTCCCGCGGCATAGCCGGGCAGCAGAGCCACCGTTCCGGTCGCATTGGCCGCCACCGGGGGCACGCCGGTGAACACCAGCGCGGGCAGGGTCAAAAAGCTGCCGCCTCCGGCCACCGCATTCAGGGCACCGGCCACAAACGCTGCGGTCAGCAGCAAGGCACTGTCAAACATGTCTCCTCCAGGCGTGGGGTTGCGCTGCGCTACATGGGCGCGGGCATGTGAGGAGGAGAATCTTAGGTGGTGCGGGCCCCGTGTTCACGGACGCGCAGGTTCAATGAGCTTTGCGTGAAAGTGATGAATGCAGGGCACGCTGAGAGCTGCTCTAAACCCGCTGCTTGCCCAGCTTGCGACTCAGGGTGCGGCGATGCATACCGAGGCGGCGCGCGGCTTCGGAGATGTTGAAGTCGCTTTCGGCCAGCACTTCGTGGATACGTTCCCATTCCAGGGTTTTGATGGAGCTGGACCGATTGGTCAGTTCCACTTCGGTATTGCCTTCGGCCAGGCCAAACGCCGCTTCGATGTCATCGGTGTTGGAGGGCTTGGCAAGGTAGTGCCCCGCCCCGAGCTTGATGGCTTCCACCGCTGTGGCAATGCTGGCAAATCCGGTCAGCACCACGATGCGCATGGCGCTGCTGTGCTCGTGCAAGGCCCGCACGCAGGCCAGGCCGGTGGCTTCACCCTTGAGCTTGAGGTCGACCACGGCGTATTGCGGCACGTTGTCGGCCAGCAGCTCTTCCATGCGGGCCATGCTGTCGGCGTGCAGCACCCGGTAGCCGCGGCGCTCGAACGAGCGGGCCAGCGTTCGGGCGAAGGAGTCGTCGTCCTCCACGATCAGCAGCAGGCGTTCAGTGTCCATGGTCCTCAGGCAAGGGTTCTTGCAGTGTGATAGCCGACAGCGCCAGCGTGATGGTGACTTCAGCGCCCCCCTCAGGCCGGTTGCGTGCCACCACGCTGCCCCCCAGGGTGCGCGCTACGTTCATCGACAGGAACAGACCCAGTCCACCTCCGGGACGCCCCTTGGTGGATTGGTAAGGGGTGCCCACGTGCGACAGCACTTCCGAGGAGAAACCGGGCCCCTGGTCGGTGACCACGATGCGCAATGCGTCTGCGTCGCGCTGGGCCTGCAGGTGTACCCAGTGCGGCGACGCATCCCTGGCATTGTCCAGCACATTGAAGACCATTTGCTCAAGGGTGGCATCGGCCACCATGGGCAGGTCGCTTTCGATGTGGTTCTCATACCCGAAGTGGTCCACCCAGCGGGTGTCACGCCAGTCCTGCACCACGGTGTCCAGAAAGTGGCGCACCGTGGTCTGGCTGGACGATTCGCCCCGGGTTTCCCCGGCCGAGAGCAGGATGCCGCTCACAATGGTTTTGCAGCGTTTGACCTGGGCTTCCATTTCGGCAATCTCTTCCTGCAGCACCTTGTCGGCTGCCAGGGCCGGGATGCGCTTCCAGTCCCCCAGGATCACGGCCATGGTGGCCAGCGGGGTGCCCAGCTCGTGGGCGGCCCCCGATGCAAGCAAGCCCATGCGCACGATGTGTTCTTCCTCGGCAGCGCGCTGGCGCACGGCTGCCAGCCGTGCGTCCCGCCTGCGCAGGTTGTGGCTGATGCGGGTGATGAAAATCACCACCAGAATGGCATTGAGCATGAAGCACACCAGCAGGCCGAGCACATAGGCACTGGCCCAGCCGTCGTGCACATTGGTGGCCAGGGGCAGGGGCTTGCTGTGCTGGGCCAGCAGCATCACGCAGGCTGACGCCACCACCACGATGGACCAGATGTAACCCCCGCGCAGCAGCATGGCCCCCACCGCAATCTGCAGCAGGTACAAAAAGACAAACGGGTTGCCAATGCCGCCGCTCAGGTACAGCTGGGCGGTCAGCGCCCCTACATCAATCAGCAGAGCGATGAAGAGTTCGATATCGTGCACCCGGCGGCGGGTGCGCCAGCGCAACAGGCTGATGATGTTGAACACCACCATGCCCGCCACGATGCTGAGCATGGCCTGGGTGGGCAGGGGCAGGCCCAGGCTGTAGTAGGTGGCTTCAATGGTGAGCAATTGGCCCACCACCGCAATCCACCGTAACTGGATGAGCTGGTGCAGATTGCGCAACCCGGCTGAGGTGGTGGCCGAGCTGGCTTTGCTCTGGGCGGGCAGTTCGGGTGGCGGCGCTGAGGTCTTGTCAGCGGCCAAGGTGGGGGTAGAGGGGTTAGCGCTGCTGGTCATGGGCGGGAAGTGGAGGGTGGGCCGCACGCAGCCTGAGCTCGTAGCGTGCCACAACCACCGCCGCCCCCACAACCATGAGTGCCAATCCGAACCAGGTCAGTGCATACACCGCATGGCTGTTGGAAAAGCGCACCACCGTCAGGCCCGTGCGCGGCCAGGGGCCCTGGCTGGCTCCAGCCACCTCGGCCTGTGCGGCCGATGTGCGATCAGGCAGCCCCGCATCCACAAAGAAGGGGGCGGCCTGGGGCAATTGCAGGCTCTGGGCCAAGGCCGCCACATCGCGCGAATGCCAGCGCTGCTGCGCAGGGTCGTTGCGGCGCAGAAAGCCGCCGCCGGGTTCGCTCATCCGCACCACACCTTCTATGGAGACGGGTTCAGGAGCGGATGCTGGCTTTTGCCACTGTGCGCGTTGTTCCTGTGGAACAAAGCCCCGGTTGACCAGCACCTGTCCCCCTTCGGCCAGTTGCAGCGGCGTCATCACCCAGAACCCGGCACCCAGCGCAGTGGTGGCCTGGGTGAGTGCCGTTTTGTCTGCCAGCCACACGCCTTGCAGGCGCACGGGCAGGTACTCGGCACGCGTGGCGTCCATGCCAGGCCATTCGGTAGATGGGGGCAGGGGAACGGGGGCGGATTGCAGACGCTGGTTGACCCGCTCGATCAGGTCCAGCTTCCAGGCCCGGCGTTGCACCTGCCACACGCCCAAAGAGATGAACCCCGCAAAAAGGGCGATGCCCACCAGGGTGAGCATCGCCAGAGTTGCATGGGAGTGCGGGCGCTTGCGTCCCGCTTCAGTGGTTGGCACGTTGGTATGCCGTTGTGGGCTCGCTTGCGTCAGGGAGCCGTGCTGCGCTCAGCCCCATGGGCTGGTGAGGGAGCCTGCTGCCCTGCGGCGGGCATGTCAGGGTGGTCCGGCATCATGTTGGCGTTCATGTGGAACATGACCCACAGCGTACCTGTGATGGCAATGGCCACAAACACCACAGTGAAAATGGTGGACAACAAGGTCCAGCCGCCTTCGATCTTGCCGTTCATGTGCAGGAAGAACACCATGTGCACCAGGATCTGGATGACAGCGAAGCCACCCAGCACCAGCACGGCGGTGTTGCGGTCGGCAATCACCTTGCCCATCACCAGCCAGAACGGAATGGCTGTGAGGATGATGGACAGCACAAACCCGATCATGTAGCCGGAGAAGGTGCTGTGGGGGCCTGCGTCATGGTGGTCGTCGTGCCCGTGCGCATCGTGCGCGCCGTTGGCGTGTGTTGCGTGTTGTGCGCTCATTTACAGCACCCCCATCAGGTACACAAAGGTGAAAACGCCGATCCAGACCACGTCCAAGAAGTGCCAGAACATGGACAGGCACATCAGGCGGCGGTTGTTTTCAGGGATCAGGCCGTGCTTGTTGATCTGCAGCATCAGCACCACCAGCCAGACCAGGCCGAAGGTGACGTGCAGGCCGTGGGTGCCCACCAGCGTGAAGAACGCCGACAGGAAGGCGCTGCGCTGTGGGCCTGCGCCCTGGTGGATCAGATGGTGAAACTCATACAGTTCCAGGCCCAGAAAGCACAGACCAAACAGGCCCGTGATGCCTAGCCACAGCAGCGTGCCCTTCACATCGCCCAGCTGCTTGCGCAGCATGGCAAAACCGAAGGTGATGGATGACAGCAGCAGAAAGGCGGTGTTGATGGCGACCAGTGGCAGGTCGAACAGCTGCGCGCCCGTGGGGCCTGCGGCGTAGCTGCGGCCCAGAACGCCGTAGGTGGCAAACAGGGCTGCGAAGATGAGACAGTCGCTCATCAGGTACAGCCAGAAGCCCAGGGCCGTGCCGTTTTCAGGATGGGGCTCGTGCGCGAGGTGGTACTCGCGCGGTGCCAGGGCGCCTGCGGCGCCAGCTTGGATGCGGATATCAGACATGGCGGGCGAGTTGGAGTGTGCGGGCTTCTTCGGTGGCGGCCACTTCGGCTGCCGGGATGTAGAAGTCACGCTTGTAGTTGAACGTGTGGATGATCGAGGCCAGCACCACCGCGGCAAAAGACACCGCAGCCAGCAGCCACATGTGCCAGATCAGCGCGAAACCGAACACCAGCGACAGGCCTGAAATGACGACGCCAGCGCCCGTGTTGGCAGGCATGTGGATGGGCTTGAAGCCGCTGAGCGGACGCTTGTAGCCGTGCGTCTTCATGTCCCACCAGGCGTCAATCTCGTGCACCACAGGGGTGAAGGCGAAGTTGTAGTTGGGTGGGGGGGAAGAGGTAGCCCACTCCAGTGTGCGGCCATCCCATGGGTCGCCCGTCACGTCACGCAGTTGTTCGCGCTTGAGGAAGCTGACCACCAGCTGGATCAGGAAGCAGCCAATACCCGCAGCAATCAGGGCAGCGCCCACGGCAGCGATGACGAACCAGATCTGCAGCGACTGGTCTTCAAAGTGGCTCACGCGGCGTGTCACGCCCATCAGGCCCAGCACGTACAGCGGGGTGAAGGCCACCCAGAAACCCACCAGCCACAGCCAGAAGGAGCGCACACCCCAGGTGCGGTCCAGCTTGTAGCCAAACGCCTTGGGGAACCAGTAGTTGATACCGGCAAACATGGCAAACACCACGCCGCCAATGATCACGTTGTGGAAGTGGGCGATCAGGAACAGGCTGTTGTGCAGCACAAAGTCGGCAGGAGGCACAGCCAGCAGAACACCCGTCATGCCGCCGATGGCAAAGGTTGCCATGAACGCCACGGTCCACATCATGGGCAGCTCAAAGCGGATGCGACCCTTGTACATGGTGAACAGCCAGTTGAAGATCTTCGCACCCGTGGGGATCGAGATGATCATGGTCGTGATACCGAAGAAGGTGTTCACGCTCGCACCCGAGCCCATGGTGAAGAAGTGGTGCAGCCACACCAGGTAGGACAGGATGGTGATACAGACCGTGGCGTACACCATGGAGGTGTAACCGAACAGGCGCTTCTTGCAGAAGGTGGCCACCACTTCGGAGAACACGCCGAAGGCAGGCAGCACCAGGATGTACACCTCAGGGTGGCCCCAGATCCAGATCAGGTTCACGTAGAGCATGGGGTTGCCGCCCAGCTCGTTGGTGAAGAAGTTCGTGCCGACATAGCGGTCCAGCGACATCAGAACCAGGGCGGCCGTCAGCACGGGGAAGGACGCAACGATCAGCGCGTTGGTGCACAGGGCCGTCCAGGTGAAGACGGGCATCTTCATCAGGCTCATGCCGGGTGCGCGCATCTTCACGATGGTGACGATCAGGTTGATACCCGAGAGCGTGGTACCCACCCCTGCAATCTGCAAGGCCCAGATGTAGTAGTCCAGACCCGTGCTCTGGCTTTGCGCCCCCAGGTTGGACAGCGCCAGCCAGCCCGAGGTGGAGAACTCGCCCAGGAACAGGGAGACCATCACCAGCACAGCGCCAGCGGTGGTCATCCAGAAGCTGAAGTTGTTCAGGAACGGGAAGGACACGTCGCGCGCGCCAATCTGCAGCGGCACGAGGTAGTTCATAAGCCCCGTGACCAGCGGCATCGCCACGAAGAAGATCATGATCACGCCGTGGGCGGTGAAGATCTGATCGTAGTGGTGCGGTGGCAGGTAGCCCATGTTGTCGCCAAAGGCCATGGCCTGCTGCAGGCGCATCATGATCGCATCGGCAAAGCCACGCAGCAGCATCACCAAGCCCAGGATCATGTACATGATCCCGATCTTTTTGTGGTCAATGCTGCAGATCCAGTCGCGCCACAGCGGGCCCCACAGGCGGAACTTGGTAATGCCTGCGACGACGGCAAGGCCGCCCAGCACCACGGCAATGAAAGTAGCCAGCACGATGGGCTCGTGGGCCATGGGGACAGCGTCCCAGCTCAGGCGACCCAGCGCCCAGTGGGCGGGAGAGGTGGTTTCGGAAGACATGGTGAGACTCACTGGCGGATGGTCGCGCGTTGTGCGTTGCGGGTATTGAGCTCGGCCACCACTTTGGTGGCGTTTTGTGGTGTGCACACGTCCTGTGGCAAATTCAAGCCGACGGCGCGTACATAGGCGTCACCGCCGTTGGCATCGATGGCCATCATGTGGTGCATACACATCTTGCCGTCCTCGACGCAGCGGTTTAGCACCTTGTCGTACAGGCCTTCCTCCACCGAGGCGAAGCGCTGGACGGGGTCCCGTTCGCTGGGCTTGGCCAGGTTCAGATAGGTGCTCTTGTCCAGCGGCTTGCCTTCGGTTTTGGCCTTTTGCACCCACTGGTCAAAGTCGCCGTGGCTCAGGCCGTGGAACTTGAAGGTCATGCCCGAGAATCCTGCGCCGCTGTAGTGCGAGGACATGCCATTGAACACCCCAGGCTTGTTGATGACCGCGTTCAGCTCGGTCTGCATGCCGGGCATGGCGTAGATCATGCCGGCCAGATCAGGCACGTAAAACGCGTTCATGGTGGAGGTGGCTGTCAGCTTGAACAGGATGGGGCGGTCCACCGGGGCCGCCAGTTCGTTGACAGTGGCAATGCCTTGCTCAGGGTAGAAAAACAGCCATTTCCAGTCCATTGCCACCACCTGCACTTCCAGTGGCTTGACGTTGGGGTCCAGCGGGCGCTGGGCATCAATGCGGTCCAGGGGGCGATAGGGGTCCAGCTTGTGCGTGCCGATCCAGGTCAGGGCACCCAGCGCAATGATGATGAGCAGGGGCACGGTCCAGATCACCAGCTCCAGCGTGGTGGAGTGGTGCCATTCGGGGTCGTACTCAGCTTCTGTATTGCTCTGGCGGTACTTCCAGGCAAAAAAGAAAGTGAGTGCGATCACGGGCACGATGATGATCAGCATCAGCAGCGTGGCGGTGACCACCAATTGGCCTTGCTGGGCTGCAACATCGCCAGCCGGGTTGAGAACGACAGCCTTGCTGCAACCGGCCAGGCCGGCTGTCATGGCGATCGCTGCAAGCCAGGCGGGCCTGCGGAGTTCCTTGGTTTTGAGCATGCTAGGGGCGCGACAAAGGAGCGCTTAGGTGTAAACGCGAATGACTGAGGATTCGCAATGTAGTACGGCTAGCGAATTTGTCGATTGGACATTTTGTCCAATATCAATCCTGTCCCAGTGTCCGGCCGGGTTGTCTGGCTCTTTGAGAGTTATTT from Acidovorax sp. DW039 harbors:
- a CDS encoding ATP-binding protein, with protein sequence MTSSANPSTPTLAADKTSAPPPELPAQSKASSATTSAGLRNLHQLIQLRWIAVVGQLLTIEATYYSLGLPLPTQAMLSIVAGMVVFNIISLLRWRTRRRVHDIELFIALLIDVGALTAQLYLSGGIGNPFVFLYLLQIAVGAMLLRGGYIWSIVVVASACVMLLAQHSKPLPLATNVHDGWASAYVLGLLVCFMLNAILVVIFITRISHNLRRRDARLAAVRQRAAEEEHIVRMGLLASGAAHELGTPLATMAVILGDWKRIPALAADKVLQEEIAEMEAQVKRCKTIVSGILLSAGETRGESSSQTTVRHFLDTVVQDWRDTRWVDHFGYENHIESDLPMVADATLEQMVFNVLDNARDASPHWVHLQAQRDADALRIVVTDQGPGFSSEVLSHVGTPYQSTKGRPGGGLGLFLSMNVARTLGGSVVARNRPEGGAEVTITLALSAITLQEPLPEDHGH
- the cyoA gene encoding ubiquinol oxidase subunit II, with amino-acid sequence MLKTKELRRPAWLAAIAMTAGLAGCSKAVVLNPAGDVAAQQGQLVVTATLLMLIIIVPVIALTFFFAWKYRQSNTEAEYDPEWHHSTTLELVIWTVPLLIIIALGALTWIGTHKLDPYRPLDRIDAQRPLDPNVKPLEVQVVAMDWKWLFFYPEQGIATVNELAAPVDRPILFKLTATSTMNAFYVPDLAGMIYAMPGMQTELNAVINKPGVFNGMSSHYSGAGFSGMTFKFHGLSHGDFDQWVQKAKTEGKPLDKSTYLNLAKPSERDPVQRFASVEEGLYDKVLNRCVEDGKMCMHHMMAIDANGGDAYVRAVGLNLPQDVCTPQNATKVVAELNTRNAQRATIRQ
- a CDS encoding SURF1 family protein is translated as MLTLVGIALFAGFISLGVWQVQRRAWKLDLIERVNQRLQSAPVPLPPSTEWPGMDATRAEYLPVRLQGVWLADKTALTQATTALGAGFWVMTPLQLAEGGQVLVNRGFVPQEQRAQWQKPASAPEPVSIEGVVRMSEPGGGFLRRNDPAQQRWHSRDVAALAQSLQLPQAAPFFVDAGLPDRTSAAQAEVAGASQGPWPRTGLTVVRFSNSHAVYALTWFGLALMVVGAAVVVARYELRLRAAHPPLPAHDQQR
- the cyoB gene encoding cytochrome o ubiquinol oxidase subunit I, producing MSSETTSPAHWALGRLSWDAVPMAHEPIVLATFIAVVLGGLAVVAGITKFRLWGPLWRDWICSIDHKKIGIMYMILGLVMLLRGFADAIMMRLQQAMAFGDNMGYLPPHHYDQIFTAHGVIMIFFVAMPLVTGLMNYLVPLQIGARDVSFPFLNNFSFWMTTAGAVLVMVSLFLGEFSTSGWLALSNLGAQSQSTGLDYYIWALQIAGVGTTLSGINLIVTIVKMRAPGMSLMKMPVFTWTALCTNALIVASFPVLTAALVLMSLDRYVGTNFFTNELGGNPMLYVNLIWIWGHPEVYILVLPAFGVFSEVVATFCKKRLFGYTSMVYATVCITILSYLVWLHHFFTMGSGASVNTFFGITTMIISIPTGAKIFNWLFTMYKGRIRFELPMMWTVAFMATFAIGGMTGVLLAVPPADFVLHNSLFLIAHFHNVIIGGVVFAMFAGINYWFPKAFGYKLDRTWGVRSFWLWLVGFWVAFTPLYVLGLMGVTRRVSHFEDQSLQIWFVIAAVGAALIAAGIGCFLIQLVVSFLKREQLRDVTGDPWDGRTLEWATSSPPPNYNFAFTPVVHEIDAWWDMKTHGYKRPLSGFKPIHMPANTGAGVVISGLSLVFGFALIWHMWLLAAVSFAAVVLASIIHTFNYKRDFYIPAAEVAATEEARTLQLARHV
- the cyoC gene encoding cytochrome o ubiquinol oxidase subunit III translates to MSDIRIQAGAAGALAPREYHLAHEPHPENGTALGFWLYLMSDCLIFAALFATYGVLGRSYAAGPTGAQLFDLPLVAINTAFLLLSSITFGFAMLRKQLGDVKGTLLWLGITGLFGLCFLGLELYEFHHLIHQGAGPQRSAFLSAFFTLVGTHGLHVTFGLVWLVVLMLQINKHGLIPENNRRLMCLSMFWHFLDVVWIGVFTFVYLMGVL
- the cyoD gene encoding cytochrome o ubiquinol oxidase subunit IV codes for the protein MSAQHATHANGAHDAHGHDDHHDAGPHSTFSGYMIGFVLSIILTAIPFWLVMGKVIADRNTAVLVLGGFAVIQILVHMVFFLHMNGKIEGGWTLLSTIFTVVFVAIAITGTLWVMFHMNANMMPDHPDMPAAGQQAPSPAHGAERSTAP